In Paenibacillus sonchi, a single genomic region encodes these proteins:
- the fdhD gene encoding formate dehydrogenase accessory sulfurtransferase FdhD, producing MEQHSEQHGSIIRYRSGRLSREEDTIVAEQPVTVKINGEEFVTLVCTPEYIEDMVVGYLASEGIIRGMQDIRQLWTQEEEGFVHVTTDRWNPLHRQLFAKRYVTSCCGSSRHGFVYINDARTAKSITGVHTLLTFDDCFRLMDEVLSGAELFHRTGGVHCAALCNSEGIVLSRSDIGRHNALDKIYGHCLRTGIDPGNQIIAFSGRISSEILLKAAKIGCEIILSKSAPTGLAVELAEQLGITAVGFIRQNSCNVYTHPERISDLGPLEMKR from the coding sequence ATGGAACAGCATTCGGAGCAGCATGGAAGCATCATCCGCTACCGCAGCGGCCGGCTCAGCCGGGAAGAGGATACGATTGTGGCAGAGCAACCGGTAACCGTCAAAATCAACGGCGAAGAATTCGTTACCCTGGTCTGCACACCGGAGTACATCGAGGATATGGTTGTCGGGTATTTGGCATCGGAGGGCATTATCCGGGGAATGCAGGATATCCGGCAGCTGTGGACACAGGAAGAAGAAGGCTTTGTGCATGTAACTACAGACCGTTGGAATCCGCTCCACCGCCAGCTTTTTGCCAAACGTTATGTCACCTCCTGCTGCGGGTCCAGCCGCCACGGGTTCGTCTATATCAATGATGCACGGACCGCCAAAAGTATAACAGGAGTTCATACCCTGCTTACTTTCGATGATTGCTTCCGCCTCATGGATGAGGTGCTTAGCGGCGCTGAGCTGTTCCACCGGACTGGAGGCGTACACTGTGCCGCACTCTGTAATTCGGAAGGGATCGTGCTCTCCCGCAGTGATATTGGACGCCACAATGCGCTGGACAAAATTTACGGGCACTGTCTGAGGACAGGCATCGATCCCGGCAATCAGATCATCGCCTTCAGCGGCCGCATTTCCTCGGAGATTCTGCTCAAGGCGGCTAAAATCGGGTGTGAGATCATTTTATCCAAATCTGCTCCTACGGGCCTGGCTGTTGAACTGGCAGAGCAGCTGGGGATCACCGCGGTAGGCTTCATCCGGCAGAATTCCTGCAATGTGTATACACATCCCGAGCGGATCAGCGACCTGGGGCCACTGGAAATGAAAAGATAA
- the hydE gene encoding [FeFe] hydrogenase H-cluster radical SAM maturase HydE, which translates to MLEQLASGGSVSQQNLADLISHLEGGLRRRLHDLAHKARITAYGTAVYLRGLIEFSNICKQNCLYCGLRSGNRTLSRYRLLPEEILDCCREGYALGYRTFVLQSGEDDWYTTDKLVRLITSVKQQFPDAALTLSVGERDDESYTRLYAAGADRFLLRHETASAPLYRALHPTMEYAERRDRLRALQRIGYQVGAGFMVGLPGQTAADLADDLLYLQELQPDMIGIGPFLPHRDTPLRDEQPGTVENTLDMIALARLMVPDALIPATTAMGTAHPNGRERALQAGANVLMPNLSPMSVRAKYMLYNNKICTGDESAQCRFCLEQRVKSAGFHVDMGRGDSLKHLSRSLQEQ; encoded by the coding sequence ATATTGGAACAATTAGCGTCTGGCGGATCTGTGAGCCAGCAGAATTTGGCGGATCTGATCAGCCATCTTGAAGGAGGTCTCCGAAGGCGGCTGCATGATCTGGCCCATAAGGCAAGAATCACAGCCTACGGCACCGCCGTTTACTTGCGCGGACTAATCGAATTCTCAAATATCTGCAAACAAAACTGCCTGTACTGCGGCCTGCGCTCCGGGAATAGAACCTTAAGCCGTTACCGGCTGCTGCCGGAAGAGATTCTCGATTGCTGCCGTGAGGGCTACGCCTTGGGCTACCGTACGTTTGTACTGCAGAGCGGTGAAGACGACTGGTATACCACGGACAAGCTGGTGCGGTTGATCACATCGGTCAAACAGCAGTTCCCGGATGCCGCGCTGACACTGTCGGTCGGTGAGCGGGATGATGAAAGTTATACAAGGCTGTACGCGGCGGGTGCAGACCGTTTTTTGCTGCGTCATGAAACTGCCTCTGCCCCTCTGTACCGCGCACTCCATCCTACGATGGAATATGCGGAACGCCGGGACCGCCTCCGTGCCCTGCAGCGGATCGGCTATCAGGTGGGAGCGGGATTCATGGTCGGTCTGCCCGGGCAGACCGCTGCCGATTTGGCGGACGATCTGCTGTATCTGCAGGAGCTGCAGCCGGATATGATCGGCATCGGACCTTTTTTGCCGCACCGGGACACTCCGCTGAGGGACGAGCAGCCGGGAACGGTAGAGAACACACTCGACATGATTGCCCTGGCCCGGCTGATGGTGCCGGATGCCCTGATTCCGGCGACTACGGCGATGGGGACCGCCCATCCGAACGGACGGGAGCGGGCGCTGCAGGCTGGAGCGAATGTCCTGATGCCCAACCTCTCCCCTATGTCCGTACGGGCCAAATATATGCTCTACAATAACAAAATCTGTACGGGCGACGAATCCGCCCAGTGCAGATTCTGTCTGGAGCAGCGGGTGAAGTCCGCCGGCTTCCATGTGGATATGGGACGCGGCGACAGCTTGAAGCATCTCTCCCGCTCTCTCCAGGAACAATGA